GAAAGGTGACGACTTTAAGGGCGGATATGCTCTGTACCAGTTTTGTCTTGAACCCTATCATTTGAAAGACGACTACTTGGATCTGATAAAAAGAGGAAACCTAAGGCTCAACCTCCAGTTTAGCAAGGCATTACCTGAGACAACAAATCTGATTCTCTATTCCGAGGACAATCTCATGCTGACTGTTGATAACGCGAGGAATATATTGTACTCTACACCATGAATACActacagctgatgtgtgccCTCAATACGGATGGAAtcacaaaacagtttcatgtgaCAATAGGTGCAGCAGACCAACTTCCTAAGAGAATCATCTCGTACCCCCATGGTTTTATCATCAATACCCAAGATTCAACACAAGGAGGCCAGCATTGGATCGCTATTTGGTTACATTCACCAAATTATGGAGAATTCTTTGACAGCTTTGGAAAAAGACCCAGTTACTATCGAAGAGAATTTCAAGACTTTTTATGTAAAAATGTATCACGTTATCAGTACAATACCAAAGTACTTCAAAGCAGTGACAGCTCTACCTGTGGACTCTATTGTGTTTACTACATTATCATGAAATGTAGAGGATATGTGTTGCATGACATTCAAAGTAGTTTCGCTATAAATGCAAAGGTCAATGATGAAATGATGTATGACTATGCCTCTTAGTATtttaatgcatgtatgtaaaACTGTCCATACTATCTAGATTTAGCACGTGTTTATAGTGATGAGACAATGTACctggaaataaacataaaaaaacactgTAATTCCGCTAGTCCACAGAAGTCCCCAATCGGAGAAGGACGGTTGGGAGGTATGGCACTGTGTTCTGTTATTATTgatatcaacaaacaaacaaacaaggtatacattttcattgtttaatgaCCCCGTTTCACGCAGAAGTAGCACTACAGGTTAGGGGTCAACCCATAGTCTACTTTACAACGatattttacaatgtaatccatttgaaaggtttcttctttttcttctgtcGAGTATGAGCTGGTATCCCAGGAGGTTTTgatgtcatttctggtgttttggATTTCATGTCCACTTCTAGTCGTTGTCTGTTGCCTACAAGACCTTGAGGCACATGTATCTCTTTTAAGGCCTGAATTCAGTCAGGCCCTTGGGTTGAAAACGTTTATACAGATACTGGGAGTCCTTGAGTAAGTCTGCAATATGATTCCCTGCAATGACTTGACCCTTGTAGATGAGGACACCTTTCTCATCCCATGATAGTCTATGTTCAGGGTCACTCTGAATATGTCTCAATAAAGCAGCACCTCTCTGTCTGTAAGGTTTGGGGAGCACACTCAGAATCAAACTGGTATCCATGGGTTCTGAATCATCAATAGTGGTATGATGATTCACATCTGAGGAGGAGGGCGCATTCATTGTCCCACCACTCATTGGATTCATGTGATATTTCAAGAGCCGTTTATATTTATCCATTGGAATGAGCACCTGTTTTTGGATATGCTCCATTACAAAGTCTTCAATAAAGGCCCAACAACCTTCAACACTAAACAAATGACAGCCACACTTTTTGGCAAtaattgttttttctttgtCTTAGATACGGTTTTATCATCGAGAAAACGAAGCACTTTTCTGTGTTTTCTCAGTACAGTCCACTGTTTCTTCGACAGACGAACATCAGTATTTATCAGATTATAAATAATCTCCACCAAGACTTTTAACTGGTCATCAGTCACGCTTTGCAACAGCAACTTCTTTTGTACAGGAGATGTACTCACTTGCAAAAACCGTAAGAAATATCCGTTCTGTCTGAGTGTCTTAGACATAATGATGTTTCATTCAGTGTTCAGCACATCTTCTGCACGTGGAGACATGTCCAAATCCAGGTAGCCATAGGGCTGTTTCATAGCATCTGTGTATGCTTCCACGAGAATCCCTGCACGTCCAGGAAATAACTGTTTTCCAAGGGTCATCATTTGTGATGTATCACGCACATTCTTGAACAAGACCAGGTACCACGTGTTCAGGGCTATGGTTCGTGCAGATTTGCCTTGTCCATACAAGTTCTGGGTTATAAATATCACACTCAGACGTCGATGATGACAGCCTTGTGTAAACAACAGTTCCATGTCTATAGAACTTAACACGTGATGTAACAGATCATCCAGAATAATGAGTCCATGCTGCCCATCGGAGGAAAACTGTTCAATGTCTGCTTCTGTAGGTAATCCCTGTTGGAACACAATGTTTGGCACTGTTCTTTCCACATCGTCAAACAGAGATTGATAAACACCATAACAGTATAGTATTTTCTGGGGTGGGTCCTTCACATACATGCCATTCACATGTTGCAACAGTCTGTATACCCACCGAGTCTTTCCTGCTCCTGTAGGTCCAGACACACAAATGCTGGAGCAAGGTTCAAAAGGTGTTAAACTTTGTGTCTCCCACCAAGGTTTAGTCGGATCAATCACAGCGTGAGGACTCCAAGTAATGGCTGCCTTCGGTGTAGTGGGTTGAACTTCAGCCATGTCCTCCCTCTTCATTAACCAGTACCTCTTATTCTCAGAATCTAATTTGTGAACTTGAGATAAATGGTTGGATAGTTTTGAAAGTTGTTTTGCAGTACATCCAGGCACAGGACAATCTTTCTTGACACGACTCATGATTTGACACCTCAGTGGTTCCGGTTCAACTGATGAAACAGCTTAGAGGGACATGTATATAGCATGGGAGGACACAATGGGACACAGAGGGACACTAGAGGGACATGTATATAGCATGGGAGGACACAAAGGGACACAGAGGGACACACGAGGGACACAGAGGGACACACGAGGGACACACGAGGGACACTTGAGGGACACACGAGGGACACACGAGGCACACAGAGGGACACACGAGGGACACAGAGGGACACACGAGGGACACACGAGGGACACTTGAGGGACACACGAGGGACACATGAGGGACACACGAGGGACACTTGAGGGACACACGAGGGACACAGAGGGACACACGAGGGACACAGAGGGACACATGAGGGACACACGAGGGACACATGAGGGATACAGAGGGACACACAGCGCTTATGAGTTCAAGACATAGCCAGCTTGCAGATTAGCTCAGAAGACCCAGTGAAGTAATGGATTGAGTGGATGACTTGTTAAAACCACAACCCCTACAAACCATTACTAATTACAATTCACGGGTCCTCCGGCCCGGTCTCTGATGACAAGATATGACATTGGTTGGTTGACTGATAGCTGAATGATTGGTTGGTTGACTGATAGCTGAATGACTGGCAAGTATTTTCAGTGGATGATGGGAGGAAGAATAGGCTAGTATCCATAAGGTAAAGTATCCAAGTTGGGTTGAATGACACGTTTGCTGTAAACCATCTGGTACTTTTTCTTCTCTTCTCTATTGTAGATTTTCCGTTTCCTTTTCTCTCGTGAGATCTTGGAAGGATTGGTTACTGTAATGGTTTTGTCTCTCTGGGGTGAAAGTACAATGTCCCGAATGGCTTCAAAATTGATGAGTTGGGCATTCTTGAAATTCAAAAACCACGAACTTTGCACACTTGCTCCCCCTTGTGAGTTTGGTAGCTATAATTCTTAGGCCCTGCAGACACAAACTCCACGATGTAGTCATTGTTGTCCGGTTCATTGGTGAGATCACCAAGATAATCCCCAAGAGGTGTTTGGTAATCAGTGGGTTTGGCAACATAGATCACAGAATCAGTATCATAATACAACACTTGTTGATCCAGCTTTTCCAGGACACTGTATAACTTCAGTCTTGCCCATACAGTGGTGAATGTGGCCAGGAAGATGTTGGTCTTGTTATCTTCTGGGACAAAGCTAGATTTGTGGTTATATTCCAACTGCAAAGTCTGATCTGTGAGGATGTGAAAATCTGTCACTTCCTTGGTAGGATCTGTCAACATCTGGAAGAATTTTTCTGCTTCACTCTCATGGATGAACTCTGATTGTTTCATGTTCAAACGCTGTCCAAATTTCCCCCAGAAACTGTTCAAGCATAGTTTAGCTAGGGATCGTAATCCCGGATTTTTTCAATGCGATCTTTATCCAGTTGTATACCTTCCTTCTCTCTGTAGTCTGCTATGTATTTCTCCTTGTCGTCTTCCGTTGCACACCAAGCTGGCCATCCGCTGGCTTGTTGTTTTAACATTAAGGTGTTGAtgtagtctgtaaacaatccacACTCTCCTGTCTCAGGGTTGTATTGAGCTGTTTCTGACCAGTGGTAAACCTCATACACCTTGATTACTCGGTATCCTTTCTCGATGGCTTTcactatttctggtgtacacCAAGTTCCTAGGATGGCTCTCTGCTCATCTGAATGTTCACAGGGGGTCTGTTGCTCCTTGTCAGCACAGGTACAACATAAAGGAAACTTTAGCTTGCCTTCAGATCGATAGGGGAGTACTGGATGATAGAGTTTTCTAGGTGGTAATATCTTCACCTTGGCGATTCCAAAATAGTGATCCAACGACTGGAAATTCTTGTGAATGACTTGGGGATGTCCAATAGGATACTGGCAATATTTGTTGACCCATGGGTAGAGACTTGTAAAGCCCACATAATGAATTTGTTCACTTTCTTTCACCTTGTAGTGGAGTGTACTGGCATTAGTCCTGCCACCGAAAAAGGAGTCACGTGGTTCTAAACGATCCTGTATGTCCAGTGTACTGATAAACGCCTTCATGTCTGGTTTATCCTTTAATTGTTGATGGAACTCATGTTCCCAAATGACAACTACTTTGTAACCTTTCCGTTTCAACACCTGTGTTTTCTTACAGGTGAGAGCATAAAGTTCTTCCACACACTGTTTGGTCCTGGGGAGTATGGTAGATGATCTCTCATGTGGAAAACATGTCTTGCAACCATGGTAGCAACAACCATGGATTTCCAGCACTGTGTTTGTTTGGGGACAATAACCATGCACTCGGTAGTTGGTTCCAGGCACTATATGTTCACCTCCATTCAGGGCATGTTGTATGACAATATTTTCTGAATGCATGAGCCATTCCAACCACTGAATGGAAACATTACTATATTGTCCATGGCCAACATATCCTTGACATGGTACTTGAGCGATGGGGCTTGGAACTGTTTCTGCTTCATGGGTAGTAATACCCCTCTGTTGAAGATGTTTTTGCGAAATCCACTGACCACTCTTGAGCTTGACATCGTATGAGCCATCTTCTTCTTCAGAAGGTCTGGAAGACATCCAGTTTGTGACAGTTTGTCCATCAGTCAGCTTGACATGGTCGTGACTTTTCAGAAACTTGgttttaaatatgttcatgCATAAAAAGGCTATAGTGATAGAGTTGGCAAAGGGATCAACACCACCAATGATCTTTCCTTCTGTTTCCTCGCCTGTGGCATCTATCATCAATTGCTGAAACTTTAGACAAGCTTCTCTGAGCACAGTGACATCTGAGATACAGTACTCTTTCATTTCTTTAGAAAAATCAaactctccatgttgttggctGTGCCATGACAAGAATACATCTCTGTCTTTAGCTCCCATGTAGTCCACTCCGTACATGTGGGGATCTGGAAAAGCTCCAACATAATTTTGGTTCTCCTTCAAATTAAACCAATGTGGGAAGTACCCCTTCTTCACTTCTGTCAGTCCAAAAGCTTTGGGTAAGGAGGCCAGTTTCATAGGAAGAAAGTTGAGACTGTCTATGATTCTGATATTGAGGCCTTTTTCAATCTGCATGTACATGATTTTAGAAccagtgtaaatgattttgctTGGAAACATGGATTGATCTATCATATACTCCAAAAGAAAGTATCCATCATAAGCTTTGCTATTGTGAGCAATGGCTGTGAAGTCTTTATGGTTGCTATTAAAGagccatcttgaaaattcaatgTGAGCTCCATCTCCCTTGAATATCACTTGACGAAATCCACAACTTTCTTCACAAGGAGGTTTCttgaattgtttggttttcttgTCCCTTCTATTACAGGCAGGGCATCTAGATCCACAGTGGTGACATTTTGAGTCTTCACTGACTGGCTCTGTTTTGCAAGCATGACAGGCTGATTGTGCCACCAAGTAGTTGGGAACATGTTGACTTTTGCCACACCAGGATTGGTGGCAATGCTGACAAGTAGATGATTGATGGGGACAGTTTTCAGCAGGACAGG
This portion of the Haliotis asinina isolate JCU_RB_2024 chromosome 10, JCU_Hal_asi_v2, whole genome shotgun sequence genome encodes:
- the LOC137298616 gene encoding uncharacterized protein: MYMQIEKGLNIRIIDSLNFLPMKLASLPKAFGLTEVKKGYFPHWFNLKENQNYVGAFPDPHMYGVDYMGAKDRDVFLSWHSQQHGEFDFSKEMKEYCISDVTVLREACLKFQQLMIDATGEETEGKIIGGVDPFANSITIAFLCMNIFKTKFLKSHDHVKLTDGQTVTNWMSSRPSEEEDGSYDVKLKSGQWISQKHLQQRGITTHEAETVPSPIAQVPCQGYVGHGQYSNVSIQWLEWLMHSENIVIQHALNGGEHIVPGTNYRVHGYCPQTNTVLEIHGCCYHGCKTCFPHERSSTILPRTKQCVEELYALTCKKTQVLKRKGYKVVVIWEHEFHQQLKDKPDMKAFISTLDIQDRLEPRDSFFGGRTNASTLHYKVKESEQIHYVGFTSLYPWVNKYCQYPIGHPQVIHKNFQSLDHYFGIAKVKILPPRKLYHPVLPYRSEGKLKFPLCCTCADKEQQTPCEHSDEQRAILGTWCTPEIVKAIEKGYRVIKVYEVYHWSETAQYNPETGECGLFTDYINTLMLKQQASGWPAWCATEDDKEKYIADYREKEGIQLDKDRIEKIRDYDP